A DNA window from Desulfomonilaceae bacterium contains the following coding sequences:
- a CDS encoding ABC transporter permease, which produces MNIVRTLAVAKKETRQIMRDSRSLYLALGIPVMLMILFGYALSLDVDDIPIAVWDQNRSPESRDFIDRMTSSGYFRLVVQTDNYPEIVRDLDRNMISVGVIIPFDFSHHLKNGSSTQIQAIVDGSDSTRANLAIVYLDTISATFEGDLKMESLTKQAVQSRVRAPIDPRIRIVYNPELRSRNNIIPGLIPVIMMIISALLTSLTIVRERETGTMEQLMSTPLKPGELVVGKLIPYFTLGYVDLLLVYIMGRYVFQVPFRGSLLIMFGVSSVFLIGAMSIGFLVSAVASNQFFATQLALLGTVLPTFLLSGFVFPISNMPESLQYFTYIIPARHYITVLRAVYLKGVGWDAIIWPTLALVVFALFVTTLVARKLGKYTL; this is translated from the coding sequence ATGAATATAGTTCGGACTCTGGCTGTAGCAAAGAAAGAAACCCGGCAGATTATGCGGGATAGCCGTTCTCTTTACCTGGCGCTCGGCATACCCGTCATGCTCATGATCCTTTTCGGTTATGCCCTGTCACTGGATGTTGACGATATTCCGATTGCCGTCTGGGATCAAAACCGAAGTCCGGAATCTCGTGATTTCATAGATAGAATGACCAGTTCCGGCTATTTTAGACTGGTTGTCCAAACGGACAACTACCCGGAAATAGTTAGGGATCTTGATCGGAACATGATTAGTGTGGGGGTCATAATTCCATTTGATTTCAGTCATCATCTAAAAAATGGCTCTTCCACCCAGATTCAGGCGATTGTGGACGGTTCCGACTCCACCAGAGCAAACCTGGCGATTGTTTACCTGGACACCATAAGCGCAACTTTCGAAGGTGATCTGAAAATGGAATCGCTGACAAAACAGGCGGTTCAGAGCAGGGTCAGAGCGCCTATCGACCCAAGAATTCGCATTGTTTACAACCCGGAACTCCGAAGCCGTAATAACATAATTCCTGGCTTGATCCCCGTTATAATGATGATCATCTCCGCTCTCTTGACATCGCTCACCATAGTTAGAGAGCGGGAAACCGGAACAATGGAACAACTGATGTCAACGCCGCTTAAACCCGGCGAATTGGTTGTGGGTAAGTTGATTCCATATTTTACGCTTGGCTATGTAGACCTGCTGCTGGTTTACATCATGGGCAGATACGTTTTCCAAGTTCCGTTCCGTGGGAGTTTGCTCATCATGTTTGGGGTTTCCAGCGTTTTCCTTATAGGCGCCATGTCTATCGGCTTCCTGGTTTCGGCCGTAGCTTCCAATCAGTTTTTCGCCACTCAGTTGGCTCTACTGGGAACTGTCCTTCCCACCTTTTTATTGTCCGGGTTTGTTTTCCCAATTTCTAATATGCCTGAATCGCTCCAATATTTTACCTACATTATTCCTGCCAGGCACTACATAACCGTGCTCAGGGCTGTTTATTTGAAGGGAGTGGGTTGGGACGCCATAATCTGGCCCACCCTTGCTCTAGTGGTCTTTGCCCTGTTTGTCACAACATTAGTCGCAAGAAAACTTGGCAAATATACCTTATGA
- a CDS encoding ABC transporter ATP-binding protein produces the protein MNEIAVFAKDLTRVFGSFVAVDHVTFEVRPGEIFGFLGPNGAGKTTTIKILCGLLTPSSGQGMVTGYDVSTESEEIKKHIGYMSQKFSLYEDLTVSENLDFFGGVYGLDEETKRKRGEWVLQMAGLQDKLDILTRSLPLGWKQRLALGCAILHEPPVLFLDEPTSGVDPLSRRNFWELINDLASQGVTIFVTTHYMEEAEYCNRLALMSAGKIVALGTPSDLKKNWMSESVIDLECDQPMRASELLKKEKIFSEAAIFGSSLHLVTGDPTGAEETTRRIMSDNGIDVLRLEKVTPSLEDVFVTLTTPVTK, from the coding sequence ATGAACGAAATAGCCGTCTTCGCCAAGGACCTGACCCGGGTCTTCGGAAGTTTTGTAGCGGTCGATCACGTTACATTCGAGGTCCGACCGGGCGAAATATTTGGTTTCCTGGGGCCTAACGGGGCGGGAAAGACGACTACCATAAAGATACTGTGCGGACTTCTCACTCCATCGTCCGGTCAAGGAATGGTCACTGGATATGATGTTTCTACTGAAAGTGAAGAAATCAAGAAACACATTGGATACATGTCACAGAAATTTTCTCTCTATGAGGACTTGACTGTCTCAGAAAACCTGGATTTTTTCGGGGGTGTCTACGGACTGGATGAAGAGACCAAAAGGAAACGTGGGGAATGGGTACTCCAGATGGCAGGGCTTCAAGATAAATTGGATATTCTGACAAGGTCTTTGCCTTTAGGATGGAAACAGAGGCTTGCCCTGGGTTGCGCCATTCTTCATGAACCCCCGGTGTTATTTCTCGATGAGCCGACTTCCGGCGTTGATCCTCTGTCCCGTAGGAATTTTTGGGAGTTGATTAACGATCTGGCGTCACAAGGAGTGACGATTTTTGTGACCACACACTACATGGAGGAGGCTGAGTACTGTAACAGGCTCGCTTTGATGAGCGCAGGGAAAATCGTAGCTCTGGGAACTCCTTCTGATCTTAAAAAAAACTGGATGTCTGAATCTGTAATCGACCTTGAATGCGATCAACCAATGAGAGCCTCCGAATTGCTAAAGAAAGAGAAGATCTTTTCCGAAGCGGCAATTTTTGGAAGTTCCCTTCACCTAGTCACGGGAGACCCAACTGGGGCTGAGGAAACAACCAGAAGAATCATGTCTGACAACGGCATTGATGTCCTCAGATTGGAGAAAGTCACTCCTAGCCTGGAAGACGTATTTGTAACCTTGACAACGCCGGTTACAAAATAA
- a CDS encoding ABC transporter ATP-binding protein, with protein MVLPGSQQEQSETPIILTEGLCKNFGPVKAVQNMNLRVNKGELFGLIGPDGAGKTTTIRMLAGILAPTSGSAYIDGISVRDNPDRVKEHLAYMPQRFGLYQDLTVLENLLFYADLFGVPKKDRPGRIETLFSFSRLAPFSGRLAGALSGGMKQKLGLACALIHSPRVLLLDEPTNGVDPVSRRDFWKILYDLLQEGITILVSTAYLDEAERTTRTAFMREGSIMELGTPKELKETVQGHMIEIIPSDSRVARDILKTDPRILDVSLFGDSLHVRLSNVSDEVYAKEALEKAGIEVKSFRRIAPAMEDVFLSVLTGKGNPP; from the coding sequence GTGGTATTGCCTGGATCCCAACAAGAACAATCAGAGACTCCAATTATACTTACAGAAGGACTGTGTAAGAATTTTGGGCCTGTAAAAGCTGTTCAAAACATGAATTTGCGGGTGAACAAGGGTGAACTTTTCGGTTTGATAGGACCCGACGGAGCCGGCAAAACCACCACTATCCGCATGCTTGCAGGTATTCTCGCTCCGACCTCCGGTTCAGCCTACATTGACGGAATTTCCGTTAGGGACAATCCCGACCGGGTGAAAGAACATCTCGCCTATATGCCCCAGAGATTCGGTCTTTACCAGGATCTAACCGTTTTGGAAAACTTGCTGTTTTACGCTGACTTATTTGGAGTCCCTAAAAAGGATCGACCAGGAAGAATCGAAACGCTTTTCAGTTTCAGCCGATTGGCTCCGTTTTCAGGCAGATTGGCCGGCGCTCTTTCTGGAGGAATGAAACAAAAGTTGGGGCTGGCATGCGCTCTTATCCATTCCCCGCGAGTTCTTCTTCTGGATGAGCCGACTAATGGAGTCGATCCAGTCTCCAGGAGAGATTTTTGGAAGATCCTCTACGACCTTTTGCAGGAGGGGATAACGATTCTTGTTTCAACCGCTTATTTGGATGAAGCTGAACGGACGACAAGAACGGCTTTTATGCGCGAAGGATCAATAATGGAGTTGGGGACCCCCAAGGAACTCAAGGAAACGGTCCAGGGTCACATGATAGAAATCATCCCTTCGGATTCCCGTGTCGCTCGAGACATTTTGAAGACAGATCCAAGGATTTTGGATGTAAGTTTGTTCGGGGACAGTCTTCATGTAAGGCTCTCTAATGTGTCAGACGAAGTGTATGCTAAAGAAGCTCTCGAAAAAGCGGGAATCGAAGTCAAGTCCTTTCGGCGGATCGCTCCAGCCATGGAAGACGTGTTTTTGTCGGTTTTGACCGGGAAGGGAAATCCACCGTGA
- a CDS encoding efflux RND transporter periplasmic adaptor subunit: MIKKIGIPAIIVCVIGATATYVIHYLKNRTAPAGTVFVSGNIEATEVDVSFRLAGQIKTLPIEEGDRVKKDQIISTLDTDTLEAMRGSAKGDVAALTAVLDQLEEGSRKEDIEAARAVSKAADSRLKNARDEYERYYPLFREGAISASMFDTKQTAFNVAEEEFNNAAQRLAELEKGPREQEIVAARGRLEKAKFDLVRIELDIEHSTLKSPVSGAVLVKANELGEVVLPGATVATIAEIDSVWLKGYIGEKDLGLVKLGQKANITTDSFPGKIYVGAVTFISSRAEFTPKNVQTREERVKQVYRVKITIPNPEQELKIGMPAEGYILVDTVRDDEKN, encoded by the coding sequence TTGATAAAAAAAATAGGGATTCCAGCAATAATAGTTTGCGTAATCGGGGCCACAGCTACTTATGTGATCCACTACCTGAAAAACCGAACGGCGCCGGCAGGGACCGTCTTTGTCAGCGGAAATATTGAGGCTACAGAGGTTGACGTTTCATTTCGGCTTGCCGGTCAAATAAAGACCCTTCCAATTGAAGAAGGAGACCGAGTCAAAAAGGACCAGATTATTTCGACTCTGGACACAGACACACTTGAAGCAATGCGAGGCTCAGCAAAGGGTGATGTCGCGGCTTTAACCGCCGTCCTGGATCAACTGGAAGAGGGTTCGAGAAAAGAAGATATTGAGGCTGCCCGGGCTGTTTCCAAAGCGGCGGATAGTAGGCTCAAGAACGCCAGAGATGAATATGAGCGTTATTACCCTCTGTTTAGAGAAGGCGCCATATCGGCCTCCATGTTCGATACAAAGCAGACAGCTTTCAATGTGGCTGAGGAGGAATTCAATAATGCGGCCCAACGGCTTGCGGAGCTTGAGAAGGGACCTCGCGAACAGGAAATCGTTGCGGCTAGAGGCCGTTTGGAAAAAGCAAAATTCGATCTGGTAAGAATTGAATTGGACATCGAGCACTCCACATTAAAGTCACCGGTGTCCGGAGCTGTTTTAGTTAAGGCTAACGAATTGGGGGAAGTAGTTCTGCCGGGCGCGACAGTAGCGACGATAGCCGAAATCGATTCGGTCTGGTTAAAGGGATATATCGGAGAAAAAGATCTAGGGTTGGTAAAACTGGGACAAAAAGCAAATATAACTACTGATTCGTTTCCAGGTAAAATTTATGTAGGCGCTGTGACTTTCATATCGTCGCGCGCTGAATTTACGCCAAAAAATGTCCAGACCCGGGAGGAACGAGTCAAGCAGGTTTATCGTGTAAAAATAACGATACCCAATCCTGAACAGGAGCTAAAAATCGGCATGCCCGCTGAAGGATACATTCTTGTAGACACTGTTCGTGATGATGAGAAGAACTAA
- a CDS encoding ABC transporter ATP-binding protein, producing the protein MFLEVNNINTFYGIFHAIFDVSIKIEKGEVVCLLGRNGAGKTTTLSSIVGLNKPRSGNIKFKGAELKGKKTHEIVRMGIGYVPENRLIFSDLTVRDNLELGCRKKTSKHVAATLDKIFHLFPRLKELTHRIGGTLSGGEQQMLTIARTLMGEPELLLLDELTMGLAPIVVNLLRDVIKTLKSENLTILLTEQNALFALDLSERVYVIDKGTIVYNGNVQDLKQNYDLMSMYLGV; encoded by the coding sequence ATGTTTCTGGAAGTCAACAATATCAACACATTTTATGGCATTTTCCACGCCATTTTTGATGTTTCCATCAAAATTGAAAAAGGTGAGGTTGTTTGCCTCCTGGGAAGAAACGGAGCGGGAAAAACTACTACTCTCAGTAGTATTGTGGGACTGAATAAACCCAGATCTGGCAACATCAAGTTCAAAGGCGCCGAGCTAAAAGGAAAGAAAACACATGAGATAGTAAGAATGGGGATCGGTTATGTCCCGGAAAACCGCCTGATCTTCAGCGATCTTACCGTTAGAGACAATCTGGAACTAGGTTGTCGTAAAAAGACTTCAAAACACGTTGCCGCAACGCTCGACAAAATTTTTCACCTCTTCCCCAGACTCAAGGAACTTACACATAGAATCGGAGGAACGCTGAGTGGGGGTGAACAGCAAATGCTCACAATCGCCCGTACTCTTATGGGGGAACCGGAACTTCTGTTGCTTGATGAACTTACAATGGGACTAGCCCCGATTGTGGTAAACTTGCTCAGAGACGTTATTAAGACACTAAAGTCCGAAAATTTGACGATCCTTTTGACGGAACAGAATGCGCTCTTTGCTCTTGACCTGAGTGAAAGAGTGTATGTGATCGACAAGGGGACAATAGTTTACAATGGAAACGTTCAGGATTTAAAACAAAACTACGATCTTATGAGTATGTATCTCGGTGTTTGA
- a CDS encoding ABC transporter ATP-binding protein: MTILEVKGIRKSFGGVAAVGGVDLSVEQGRIFSIIGPNGAGKTTLFNLITGFDHCDGGQVLFKGKDVTGLHPDQLVRLGMARSFQVTKIFPKLTVYENIQATTLLQQGKGLNLFSPATELARTETQTVLSQVDLLDKADELAGTLSAGDMKRLEVGIVLATRPELILLDEPTCGMSTNETSGTFELIRKINRDTNVTVLFTEHKMDMVFAVSSHITVMNFGRVIASGSPEEIRNDKRVRDIYLGEG, from the coding sequence ATGACAATTCTTGAAGTTAAAGGTATCCGAAAATCTTTTGGTGGGGTCGCCGCCGTAGGCGGGGTAGACTTGAGCGTGGAACAGGGCCGCATTTTCAGTATCATCGGTCCTAACGGGGCTGGGAAAACCACTCTTTTTAATCTCATTACGGGATTCGATCACTGTGACGGTGGACAAGTCCTCTTCAAAGGCAAGGACGTAACCGGTCTGCATCCTGACCAGTTGGTTAGGCTCGGCATGGCCCGATCTTTTCAGGTTACAAAAATATTCCCTAAGCTCACGGTCTACGAAAACATTCAAGCTACGACACTCTTACAGCAAGGTAAGGGACTCAACCTATTTTCTCCAGCCACAGAACTTGCCCGGACTGAGACACAAACGGTTCTATCTCAGGTTGATCTTCTTGATAAAGCCGACGAACTCGCTGGAACTTTATCGGCCGGCGACATGAAGCGTCTCGAGGTGGGAATAGTTTTGGCGACCAGACCTGAATTGATACTTCTGGACGAACCCACCTGCGGAATGTCTACAAACGAAACTAGCGGCACATTCGAGCTGATTAGAAAAATTAATCGCGACACCAACGTCACTGTCCTATTTACCGAGCACAAGATGGATATGGTTTTCGCCGTGTCTTCTCACATTACTGTAATGAATTTCGGGCGTGTAATCGCTTCGGGCTCTCCGGAGGAGATCCGGAACGACAAAAGGGTTCGCGATATATATCTAGGCGAGGGCTGA
- a CDS encoding branched-chain amino acid ABC transporter permease yields MRVNNAWKTSLISTVILFLVAVPFVAANVSQFYLYVIIKVMIWALFAISFNLVLGYGGMMSFGHAAFFGVGAYTCGLLLVKTHCPTAVAFLAAPFAAALVGLVMGYFSVRIQGVFYFATLTLSFSQLLYILVYKWRSFTFGDDGIQGIKVPDLISTLDTYVNYYFFALIVILPCIYILWRITRSPFGLMLRTIRENSERSEFIGVNVNKYKLIAFVISAFFSGIAGALFTLFETSLSPDLFFWTASGDVILMGLLGGMHLFLGPALGAAIIVLLNSFLSSYTQYWGMFLGVTLIMIVLFFPQGVGGLIQEKLLSPFGREKHR; encoded by the coding sequence ATGAGGGTGAACAACGCCTGGAAAACATCCTTGATATCGACTGTGATTCTTTTCCTTGTCGCCGTCCCATTTGTAGCGGCAAATGTCTCCCAATTTTATCTGTACGTGATTATCAAGGTTATGATCTGGGCTCTTTTTGCCATAAGTTTCAATTTGGTTCTGGGTTATGGTGGCATGATGTCTTTCGGGCATGCCGCTTTTTTTGGGGTTGGCGCGTACACGTGTGGGCTGCTTCTTGTTAAGACCCATTGCCCTACAGCCGTCGCCTTCTTGGCCGCTCCCTTCGCAGCGGCGCTGGTTGGTCTTGTAATGGGATATTTTAGTGTTCGAATACAGGGGGTGTTTTATTTTGCTACACTGACACTATCCTTCTCGCAGCTTCTTTATATACTCGTCTACAAGTGGCGCAGTTTTACCTTTGGTGATGATGGGATACAGGGAATTAAGGTTCCCGATTTGATCTCAACTCTTGATACCTATGTAAATTATTATTTCTTCGCTTTGATAGTCATACTGCCATGTATTTACATCTTGTGGCGCATCACCAGATCTCCTTTCGGGCTGATGTTGCGCACAATCCGTGAAAATTCCGAACGATCTGAGTTTATTGGAGTAAATGTAAACAAATACAAGCTCATAGCGTTCGTAATTTCCGCTTTTTTCTCTGGTATTGCGGGAGCTTTATTTACTCTCTTTGAGACGTCATTATCACCGGATCTTTTTTTCTGGACAGCTTCCGGAGACGTCATCCTTATGGGGTTGCTAGGCGGAATGCATTTATTTCTAGGCCCTGCGCTCGGCGCAGCGATCATAGTTCTTCTGAACAGTTTCCTGAGTTCCTACACTCAATACTGGGGCATGTTCTTGGGAGTTACTCTAATCATGATCGTGCTGTTCTTTCCTCAAGGTGTCGGTGGGCTGATTCAGGAAAAGCTCTTGTCTCCCTTTGGAAGGGAAAAGCATAGATGA
- a CDS encoding branched-chain amino acid ABC transporter permease gives MFVAQFISGLCHGMILFLMASGLTLVFGVMRVINFAHGSFYMLSAYLAYSVTQFFMAGPYGFWIALITVPVIVSIVGGIVEWLLLRRIYEKEHLLQILLTYALVFVFNDSVKLIWGTDMRIVRMPPQLTGSVLFLGQEFPVYYFFIIITGLIVALAMWLILKYAKVGKLLRAAAEQGDMVGLLGYNVSTLFTVVFMVATALAGLAGVVMAPTIRLALGMDILIIIECFLVVIIGGLGNVWGALLAALITGQTYAFGILVLEKYAMAFLFALAALIIIFRPSGLLGKSGR, from the coding sequence ATGTTCGTTGCTCAGTTCATAAGCGGCTTATGTCATGGCATGATCCTGTTCCTGATGGCCTCGGGCCTTACGCTCGTTTTTGGGGTCATGCGGGTAATTAATTTCGCTCACGGCTCATTTTATATGCTGTCCGCTTATTTAGCTTATTCCGTGACGCAGTTTTTCATGGCGGGACCCTACGGTTTCTGGATTGCTCTTATTACTGTTCCAGTCATCGTAAGCATTGTCGGTGGAATTGTAGAATGGCTCCTGTTGCGAAGAATTTATGAAAAGGAACATCTCCTGCAGATCCTTCTTACTTACGCATTGGTTTTTGTTTTCAACGATTCCGTAAAATTAATATGGGGAACGGATATGAGGATTGTTAGAATGCCCCCTCAGCTTACGGGATCTGTATTGTTTTTGGGGCAGGAATTCCCGGTTTATTATTTTTTCATAATAATAACGGGGCTTATTGTGGCTTTGGCAATGTGGCTAATTCTGAAATACGCCAAAGTAGGGAAGCTTCTCAGGGCTGCTGCGGAACAGGGCGATATGGTTGGCTTGCTGGGTTACAACGTGTCCACCCTGTTTACCGTAGTCTTCATGGTGGCCACAGCGTTAGCCGGGCTAGCAGGGGTAGTCATGGCGCCTACGATAAGGCTTGCGCTCGGTATGGACATTCTGATCATTATTGAATGTTTTCTTGTCGTAATAATAGGTGGCTTGGGAAATGTCTGGGGAGCCCTTTTAGCTGCGCTAATCACCGGCCAAACATATGCTTTCGGGATATTGGTTCTGGAAAAATACGCCATGGCTTTTCTTTTTGCTTTGGCGGCTCTGATAATAATTTTTAGACCGTCGGGCCTTTTGGGCAAATCAGGCAGGTAG
- a CDS encoding ABC transporter substrate-binding protein: MLFNKRFRSVMLVLGLAAVILFTMTASPSLAEKPIKIGMIDCYTGGAAAFTKPALTAWKMVIDEFNAKGGLNGRKIELVIRDDKFKPDEALSYARELVLKDNVDFLAGTTNSASALAVSEYAKQKKKLFIIHISRSDRITGEKGHRYVFRGCPSADIEGLAGGEYAATMPFKKWYIIGEDYEYGHSIADNFWKGLKKNRPDVEKIGEAWPKVGETDYSPYMTALAGAKPDAVYVAFGASGLLPFSKQAKLFGLTEKFPLFAFAFADSIIPMILKSDMPTGIFGGSNYLWYYPNTPENKSFVAKYLEYTTKLGSPDKYPSGIGVFAGYCCAKFLTDAILKAGTTDTENVVSAMEGLSIDTPIGKIVMRACDHQAATPAFWGKVEQVEGFPFPVIKNVVATSPEKTMPSCEEIEKERKKEK, from the coding sequence ATGCTGTTCAACAAAAGGTTCAGATCAGTCATGCTCGTTTTGGGTCTAGCGGCTGTTATACTTTTCACTATGACGGCTTCGCCTTCACTCGCGGAAAAACCAATCAAAATAGGTATGATCGACTGCTATACCGGAGGAGCCGCAGCGTTTACAAAGCCTGCTCTTACCGCGTGGAAAATGGTGATTGATGAATTCAACGCCAAAGGCGGACTAAACGGACGAAAGATTGAGCTGGTCATCAGAGATGATAAGTTCAAACCGGATGAAGCGCTTTCTTACGCCCGAGAACTGGTTTTGAAAGATAACGTGGATTTTCTGGCTGGAACTACCAACAGCGCCTCCGCCCTTGCTGTGTCTGAATATGCTAAACAGAAGAAAAAACTTTTTATTATTCATATTTCCCGCTCTGATCGAATAACTGGGGAAAAAGGTCACAGATACGTATTTAGAGGGTGTCCGAGCGCCGACATTGAAGGGCTGGCAGGAGGCGAATATGCGGCCACCATGCCTTTCAAAAAATGGTATATCATTGGTGAGGATTACGAATATGGCCATTCCATAGCGGACAATTTCTGGAAAGGCCTTAAAAAGAACAGACCTGACGTGGAAAAGATAGGTGAGGCATGGCCCAAAGTCGGTGAAACAGATTATAGCCCCTATATGACCGCTTTAGCAGGGGCAAAACCTGATGCCGTATATGTGGCCTTTGGGGCTTCGGGTCTACTCCCTTTTAGCAAGCAAGCGAAGCTTTTTGGACTGACCGAGAAATTCCCGCTGTTTGCTTTTGCTTTTGCCGATTCCATCATCCCGATGATACTAAAAAGCGATATGCCTACGGGAATTTTCGGCGGTTCCAATTATTTGTGGTATTATCCCAACACTCCCGAGAATAAGAGTTTCGTCGCAAAATACCTCGAATATACCACCAAACTTGGCTCTCCTGATAAGTACCCGTCAGGTATTGGAGTATTCGCCGGCTACTGCTGCGCAAAGTTCCTTACCGACGCAATCCTCAAGGCAGGGACTACCGACACTGAAAACGTGGTTTCAGCGATGGAAGGTTTGTCCATCGACACACCTATCGGTAAAATCGTGATGAGGGCGTGCGATCATCAGGCCGCTACTCCCGCTTTCTGGGGAAAGGTCGAACAGGTTGAGGGGTTTCCATTCCCGGTGATCAAGAACGTGGTAGCTACATCACCGGAGAAAACCATGCCTTCCTGCGAAGAGATCGAGAAAGAGAGAAAAAAGGAAAAGTAA
- a CDS encoding (Fe-S)-binding protein, with translation MFPQNLKDDLDHCFKCGMCQQVCPTFKVMRREYYTPRGRVQIIKHYLERDLELTPELSRLIMSCMLCDACASLCPSGVRIDRLFRLMRVEMDHRAPKTLGKKLLISILKNGDRLRKAALLSRIGQRLLVDVFRTDAKIGAIPLARFPRIAKETFRNKNKENITPARKRSGSVVYFTGCATDLIYHDVGDAVLRVLSQLGLEVIIPRGLVCCSAPLFLSGAVESSLPNIFKNLDILDGVDADAIVVDCATCGAALKKGIPELLEDLGLDTEKAKRVANKVKDVSQIVSERIEELPILRNTTDQQLVVTYHDPCHLVRGMGVTLEPRTILSGIDGIKFVEMEGSNECCGGAGSYQFENVDISSGVTSRKTNNIKATGANIVATGCPGCRLTLTGNMSADDNIDVLHTVQLVSRFMTNQ, from the coding sequence TTGTTTCCGCAGAATCTTAAAGACGACCTGGACCACTGCTTCAAATGCGGGATGTGCCAGCAGGTGTGCCCAACCTTCAAGGTTATGCGCCGGGAATATTATACCCCAAGGGGACGAGTTCAAATAATCAAACATTATCTCGAAAGAGACCTCGAGTTAACCCCTGAATTAAGTCGACTGATAATGAGTTGCATGCTTTGTGACGCATGCGCTTCGCTTTGTCCAAGCGGAGTTCGGATTGACCGGCTGTTCAGGCTTATGCGTGTTGAAATGGACCACCGCGCCCCAAAAACACTGGGCAAGAAACTTTTGATCTCTATCCTTAAAAACGGAGATAGACTGCGTAAAGCCGCTTTATTATCTCGAATAGGACAAAGACTTCTTGTTGATGTGTTTCGAACTGACGCCAAAATCGGCGCCATACCCCTGGCAAGGTTTCCGAGAATAGCAAAAGAGACATTCCGAAACAAAAATAAGGAAAACATCACGCCTGCAAGGAAGAGGTCAGGAAGCGTCGTTTATTTCACCGGTTGCGCTACGGACCTGATTTACCATGATGTTGGAGACGCGGTACTGCGAGTTTTGTCCCAACTAGGGTTGGAGGTCATAATTCCCAGGGGTCTAGTCTGCTGCTCCGCCCCATTGTTCCTCAGCGGCGCGGTGGAATCGTCACTGCCTAATATTTTTAAAAACCTGGATATTCTTGATGGAGTTGACGCTGACGCTATCGTTGTGGATTGCGCTACTTGCGGGGCAGCCTTGAAAAAGGGAATACCGGAATTGCTGGAAGATCTAGGCTTGGATACGGAGAAAGCAAAAAGAGTCGCAAATAAAGTTAAAGATGTTTCTCAAATTGTTTCTGAACGTATCGAAGAATTGCCAATTCTACGCAATACCACTGACCAGCAATTGGTAGTAACCTACCACGATCCCTGCCACCTCGTCAGAGGAATGGGAGTAACGCTGGAACCAAGGACGATATTGAGCGGCATCGATGGAATCAAGTTTGTCGAGATGGAGGGCTCAAATGAGTGCTGTGGTGGCGCTGGATCATACCAGTTCGAAAACGTCGATATCTCGTCCGGTGTCACATCCAGAAAAACCAACAATATAAAAGCTACCGGCGCTAATATTGTAGCGACAGGTTGTCCGGGGTGTCGGCTAACATTGACCGGCAATATGTCCGCAGACGACAACATAGATGTCTTGCACACGGTGCAGCTTGTGTCCAGGTTCATGACGAACCAATAA